In Streptomyces sp. NBC_00878, a single window of DNA contains:
- a CDS encoding lipid-transfer protein — protein MTGEVAVLGAGMHPWGKWGRGFVEYGTVAARAALSDADVDWRDVGSIVGADTVRGGYPGYVAGATFAKALGWQGARVASVYAACASGAQAVNTARAQILSGLADVVLVVGADAAPKGFFRPAGGDRPDDPDWLRFRVLGATNPTYFGLYARRRMAVHGDTLEDFAQVKVKNAALGALNPHARYRKRVTAEEVAASAVVADPLRLLDICATSDGAAALVLSSMEFARRHGAADPVRIRAVSTVTPRYPNTVLDLPDIATDSAVAAEPAADTFRASIARAAYEEAGIGPEDLSLAEVYDLSTALELQWYEDLGLCAEGEAAKLLWEGATAPGGRIPVNASGGLASFGEAVPAQAIAQVCELTWQLRGAAGDRQVAGARVGITANQGLFGHGSSVIAVK, from the coding sequence ATGACGGGTGAGGTGGCGGTGCTCGGCGCGGGCATGCACCCCTGGGGCAAGTGGGGGCGCGGCTTCGTGGAGTACGGGACGGTGGCCGCGCGCGCGGCGCTGTCCGACGCGGACGTCGACTGGCGGGACGTCGGCTCGATCGTCGGAGCGGACACGGTCCGTGGCGGATATCCGGGGTATGTGGCGGGAGCGACGTTCGCCAAGGCGCTGGGCTGGCAGGGCGCCCGGGTCGCGAGTGTGTACGCGGCGTGCGCGTCGGGGGCGCAGGCCGTCAACACCGCGCGGGCGCAGATCCTTTCGGGGCTCGCGGACGTGGTCCTGGTGGTCGGCGCGGACGCGGCGCCGAAGGGGTTCTTCCGGCCTGCGGGCGGGGACCGGCCCGACGATCCGGACTGGCTGCGGTTCCGGGTCCTGGGGGCGACGAATCCGACGTACTTCGGGCTGTACGCGCGACGGCGGATGGCCGTCCACGGGGACACGCTGGAGGACTTCGCGCAGGTCAAGGTGAAGAACGCGGCACTGGGGGCACTGAATCCCCATGCCCGCTACCGCAAGCGGGTCACGGCCGAGGAGGTCGCCGCCTCCGCCGTCGTCGCGGATCCGCTGCGGCTGCTCGACATCTGCGCGACCTCGGACGGGGCGGCGGCGCTCGTGCTGTCCAGCATGGAGTTCGCCCGCCGCCACGGGGCGGCGGACCCGGTGCGGATCCGCGCGGTGTCCACGGTGACGCCGCGCTATCCCAACACCGTGCTCGACCTTCCCGACATCGCGACGGACTCCGCGGTGGCGGCGGAGCCCGCGGCCGACACGTTCCGCGCGTCGATCGCGCGGGCCGCGTACGAAGAGGCCGGCATCGGCCCGGAGGATCTCTCGCTCGCCGAGGTCTACGACCTGTCCACGGCCCTGGAGTTGCAGTGGTACGAAGATCTGGGGCTGTGCGCCGAGGGCGAGGCGGCCAAGCTGCTGTGGGAGGGCGCGACGGCACCGGGAGGGCGAATACCGGTGAACGCCAGCGGCGGACTCGCCTCCTTCGGAGAGGCCGTTCCGGCGCAGGCCATCGCCCAGGTCTGCGAGCTCACCTGGCAGTTGCGAGGTGCGGCGGGTGACCGGCAGGTCGCGGGTGCGCGGGTGGGGATCACCGCGAACCAGGGGCTGTTCGGGCACGGCTCGTCCGTGATAGCCGTCAAGTGA
- a CDS encoding Zn-ribbon domain-containing OB-fold protein — protein sequence MVPGWFTGEGDAFRLLGTRCSACASVFFPREDAFCRNPGCPGGDLEEIPLSRRGRVWSYTDSRYRPPSPYVSDRELEWRPYALIAVELKSERLVVLGQTVPGVTVADLTVGMEVEVVPGVLNEDAETTWTTWHWRPTGVTA from the coding sequence GTGGTCCCCGGCTGGTTCACCGGCGAGGGAGACGCGTTCCGGCTTCTCGGCACACGCTGCTCGGCCTGCGCGTCGGTGTTCTTCCCCAGGGAGGACGCCTTCTGCCGCAATCCGGGTTGCCCCGGCGGTGATCTGGAGGAAATCCCGCTGTCCCGGCGCGGCCGTGTGTGGTCGTACACGGACAGCCGATACCGGCCACCGTCACCGTATGTGTCCGACCGGGAACTCGAATGGCGGCCGTACGCGTTGATCGCTGTGGAACTGAAATCCGAACGACTCGTGGTGCTCGGGCAGACCGTTCCCGGGGTCACCGTCGCCGATCTGACGGTGGGCATGGAGGTGGAGGTCGTCCCGGGCGTGCTCAACGAGGACGCGGAGACGACCTGGACGACCTGGCACTGGCGGCCGACGGGGGTGACGGCATGA
- a CDS encoding M15 family metallopeptidase, whose translation MTRLPTVVRGLAGTLAALLAVTAAPATARATPEQKAPDDFVALRSVDRTIIEEIRYFTPHTFMGEPVDGYRQPLCVLTRPTAEALHKAQQRLLRQGYSLKVYDCYRPQRAVDHFVRWAKDLEDQAMKGEFYPNVDKTRLFEDGYIAEKSGHSRGSTMDLTLVKLPAKPTRPYVPGEPLMPCFAPQGERFPDNSVDMGTGYDCFDTLSHTLDPRIQGQQRANRLLLKDTLEGLGFVNLAEEWWHFTYKPERYPDTFFDFPVSTKSLIRSP comes from the coding sequence ATGACACGACTCCCCACCGTGGTACGCGGCCTCGCCGGCACGCTCGCCGCCCTGCTGGCCGTCACCGCCGCCCCCGCGACCGCCCGGGCCACGCCCGAACAGAAGGCCCCCGACGACTTCGTGGCCCTGAGGTCCGTGGACCGCACGATCATCGAGGAGATCCGCTACTTCACCCCGCACACCTTCATGGGCGAGCCCGTCGACGGCTACCGGCAGCCGCTCTGCGTCCTCACCAGACCCACCGCCGAGGCCCTCCACAAGGCTCAGCAGCGACTGCTGCGGCAGGGCTACTCCCTGAAGGTGTACGACTGCTATCGGCCCCAACGCGCGGTGGACCACTTCGTCCGCTGGGCCAAGGACCTCGAAGACCAGGCCATGAAGGGCGAGTTCTACCCGAACGTCGACAAGACGCGCCTCTTCGAGGACGGGTACATCGCCGAGAAGTCCGGCCACAGCCGCGGCTCGACCATGGACCTCACCCTGGTGAAACTCCCGGCGAAGCCGACCCGGCCGTACGTCCCCGGGGAGCCCCTCATGCCCTGCTTCGCGCCCCAGGGCGAGCGTTTCCCGGACAACTCCGTGGACATGGGCACCGGTTACGACTGCTTCGACACCCTGTCGCACACCCTCGACCCGCGCATCCAGGGACAGCAGCGCGCCAACAGGCTGCTCCTGAAGGACACCCTCGAAGGTCTCGGTTTCGTGAACCTGGCCGAGGAGTGGTGGCACTTCACGTACAAGCCCGAGCGGTACCCCGACACCTTTTTCGACTTCCCGGTGTCGACGAAATCCCTCATCCGTTCCCCCTGA